The nucleotide sequence ATGATTTTGTAATTAATTGGCGTCTAGCAAaactaaattaaaataaagaaacaaactaaaaaaaattatccaaAACAACAAATAAACTGTCCCTGCAGTCACTGCATCATACCTCATGTGGGCTGGGCCTGAAAACAAGGTCACCGACGGTTTTCTCCTGCGCTGCGGAGGATTCAGGCGATAAGAGCAAGttacaattcatctatagccaatctaatagccaattcatacaataattgcttactatattattaatgtatggtcccacctgtcatacccacattgcgtcttagagtccgtgctacagttgGCTACAGATGtgtagcccgttgctcttctctctcatcgtttatcttattaaaatatgtttatagctgattAATAGCCTgatattgtacctgctctagtGCCGTAGAGCCCTTGAAAAGAGGAGGGGAGAAGGATTCGCCGGGTTGATTTGAATAACTGCTACATATCGGGTTCCTGCACGACGCTAGCGCTGCCTCTTCTGCTAAAAGTAGCACTTACACacgattttttaaaatttgtttgctttaattaattttctaGGTTTAGGGTTAGGTCTCGAGACTCCAAGAACAGCTTCGATTCCtcagtaggaggaggaggaggatggcttcgtcgtcttcgtcgtcgttgCTCCGATCAGTCGCCCGCGAGCTCCGGCGGTCGatccctccgccgcgcccgcgcccggccATGTCGGTGATGGACCGACTCGCCCCGCGTCTCCTCAGCACCGAGTCCTCTAACCACAAGAtgaacccctcctcctcctcctcgccgcttcTGGACAACTTCTTCCGCTCCGATCGCGCTAAGAGGATGGATACCAGTAAGGTATAATCATCTCCTTCTTCTCCCCCTTTGTTTTTCCCAATAGATTGCACCGTAGTTAATTTCCCACGATTTGTCTCTTGCAACACCAAGTGTGTTTCTTCATTCAGTCTTGGGAGGAGCTCCCTTATCagatgaaaaaaaagacaagtacATAGAAAATAAATAAGCGCATTTGGTCTTCTTTAATTAAGATagaggcaaaagaaaaaaaaagaaagatcaattttgggggaaaaaatTACTTTTAAAGCTCAGCTAATGTAATGCCTAATGATATGTCACCTTGTTTTAAGTGGTGCCTCGACTTATCTCACATTTGTCTGATACATGGCAAATTCTTCTGAAAAAGATATTATGAGTTTATGTTTATGACCTACAGGATTTGATGATACTAATCCATGTTTTATTCTGTCTTCCTAGGTTCAATTCTCAAAGGACGACCTTAAGGAATTTGATAGGTATTTGGATGAGAGGACGAAGCAAGCTGAGAGGAACTTGTTGCTGTCTCTGGACAAGTTCTGTGATGCCTGTGAAAGACGGGCTTCTCTGCTTCGAGACATCAAAGCGATGTTAGAGGCTAGAAATAAACGGTCTGCCCAAAAGTAAGCTTTGACTTTATTTATTTGGTCATATATGCTATGCACATATATTCCATTCATTCCTTTATATCTTTCTTCTTTTGACATTGCAGGTTTCTTCTTGTTAAGCAATGGGCAGTGTTAATTTCTTACTCCTCTGTTCTTGGTTTTGCTCTTTATAATCTGCATTTGTTTAGTTGAGAAGAAAATGTCAGCTGCAAGCTCTATGACCCTTTGCTATTAAAGTATGATTGTGTTATGAGCTTGTGGTCAATGTCTTATCAGGCTTTGCTTTGGATTTAATGTACTCCGTATACTGAAAATCTCTATATCTatagagatttgctccggtccaacaaaaaagtatctcgagataccagtacctcgaggtacttactttttgttggaccggagcagATCTCATATCTATAGGCACAGGAGTGGGCCTTCTTCCGCTAGCATCTAGAACATTTGATCATTCACGATTACGATTTCCAGATGTGCTTATATCCtagttttcagttttttttttttggtggctGGCTAGCATCATGTGTTCAAGTATGCAGTGAAAGAAAAAGTTTAGTTAGTACCATTGAACTGAAGATGTTGGCTCAGGAAAGAAGGTGTTCTTTTGCTGTATAATGATGCTTGATTGCTTGTGGTGCACTACTGtacatttaatttgttttgttgtccTCGGCAGCTTCATATGCATGAAAGAATTGTCATTTCTGTTTTATGGgggtatatacatatatgctgATGATATTTTTTATCCAGCTTGTAGATATATCAATATAATGCATTATCTTAAATCCTGATTCAAAAAGCCACATCAAATCAACTCCGTCGCCAGATTCATAGTTCGACTATCTCAAGTGAAGTTCTTTTAATAGTTTACTGTCATAATTGCTTTTAGGTTGCACTGATTAAGATTTTGTTATAGGCTCTGTTTATTTTGTTAATGACTAGTATcaataattgtatttttatcacGCTGTTTAGTTTGGTTAATACTATTTGATTGGAATTTTCTAcgcttcacctttttttttcgacCAGCCTGCTTCAGTTTTTTGTTTTCTGGCATGCTTCTCAGTTTAGTAATGCTTCAGAGCAATCTGTTTAATAAATAGGTACTAGACATTTTCAATTATGCTTCGCATTTCTTTACAAAGCATCTTTACATATCTGTGTTCAGTTCACCTCAGAAAGAAACCTATATGCTTTGTTTTAGCATAATCTATCAATAAAGTTCCTGATAGCCTATTTGGGGTTTTCTTAGTTCTAAAGCTGATAATGTTTTCCTTTGTGGACAATTTCTGTACCTGCGTCTTACTCTCGAGCTGTGTGTAAAATCTCGGAATTTCTGGCTGTCAACGTGGTGCGTACTGTGATATATAATCACATGTTTGGAATTTACAAATCAGCTGCtgccttttttttgtttgatccGGTGTTCTTAGATAGCAAGAGAAGCACATGATGATTGGTATGCATTATATATATTGTTGGGTTGCCATGTTAATTAAGTGATGGGCTCTTGATTAATCATGTGACAAAGGATGGTGCGCACTTGGTATATTAAGGCCCAAATCGAATTCTTGTTGGACCTTAATTTAGCTGGTGAAAGGATTAAAATGTAGTAAAATCGAGTCCAATTCATCCCAATCCATTCAGATACATTCTCTCACCAACAATTTGCCTCATTTAAATCTCTCCTTTCCCCAACTTGAAGAGTCACTGGTATGTGGGTTCATAGCAAAGAGAACCGATATGACAGTGAAAGTAAGTCGGCTTAAGTCAAAGTATCTGAATCGCATCTTGAGAGCTTGGTGCCTAGGGTGGTAGCTAGCGAGCTACAATGAGTAGGGTAGGGCAACTAAAAGGTTCAAAATGATTTTGTAAAGTATTGCAATCACTTATTAGATTTTGAGTAAAATGCACCGGTGGTATTACAACTTGCAAGGTGAGGGTAGTTTAGTCACTCATTTTGCAAATTGCTTAAATAAGTCACTTATCTTCCTTAGATGGTGCAAATCCTACCAAATACATTGTCATATGGATTGTTTGTTTTTAAATTGAAAGTTGTATTGACCCAATCATGCATTTTTTTAGCCATGTGGGCAGGGCAAGcattaaaattataaattaacacTCGTATTTTTTATGTATATGCTATTACTTCTACTTTCAATAAACAAGATCATATTTTTAGTCGCATTGCACATTGGCTTATTTATGGATCGTGTGATCATGTTTGTAAACAAATTGACATAGCATATAACTTCATTGCAGACACCCCACATGACACATGTTCTATGTGATTTGCACCCCTAAAACAAGATAAGTGACTTGTTTGAGCATTTTACAAGATGGGTGACTAAATTACACCTATCTCACAAGTTGTGGTACTAATGGTGCATTTTACTCAGCATGTAGGAACTTTAACAAAAGGTCTACCGTGCATATATAAATGGATGACTTTTTAACTGTGACGATATGCATCCATCAGAATATCAGATTGACAGCACCACTGCATGCACCAAGTGGAGAGCATAAATCCTCAAATATATGTCACAAATACCAGAAATCATGACCTTTAATTTGATTCCATCGGTATCATTCCCCTATTATAATTAGATCCCAGCATACAATCAAACACAGACAACAGTTTATTCCATTGGATGCTCCTCTACTTCGTTTTCTCAATAGGAAAAAAGCTAATTATTTGGGCTTCAGTAGTAATGCAGCGACGGAGATTTGTCTGATGAACAATCAAAACAGACAGGAACCATGTGTCCATGTATTCTTCTCTGACCATCGATCACGATCGATCGCCAAGTGGTTCGTCGTCGGAACTCCAGCTTCGGTCGACGGCATCGTTGTCGGCTGCGATGGCGATTCACATAATGTGGGCAAAAGATGATGATTATGAAAGGGCAAATATATGGCCATCGACCACATCGCATATAGCTCCATAGTGCCGACAGAGTTCATGTCTAAAGGTATCTCAGGCTCCGTTATTTTCAGTTTTATTCATCTGAATTATTGCCACGGATTATTTTCTTGATGCTTCTGAAAAAAACGGTTTGTCCAAATAAAGTTTGATTTGATTTCCTGTTGTTATATTTGCTAAGTTCATTTCTCAAAATATTGAATTTATCCATATAATCGAGAGTAGATAATCCGCGATAATAATCTGATGAATAACAAGTTTGAATTTTGATatgttgttgttgctgcaaTGCATCTGATCAAGCCACTGTCCTTTTTCCCAAATCATGGAGGCATTCATTATGCATATTCCTCTGGAAACAAGCTAGTAGTATAGCTTAGTAGTCATGGTGATCACCCATGGATCCATCACCAGGTTCACTGAATCTGTCTGGAAATGCGGGGCAAGTTCAATGGATCTCTGCACGGTTCAGACGTTCAGTTTGGTACATTCCGCTGTCCACCCACCGCAGTgtggatgcatgcatggtcGGCCAACGACAGAGAAGAAGACCTTACATTACACACACTTAATAACCTTTTGAAGGAAAAGTGCTAATTAAGGAGGAGATAACACACGCTAACcttagctacttcctccgtttcacaatctaagtcattatagcatttctcatattcatattaatgttaatgaatctagatagatatatatgtctagattcgttaacatcaatatgaacgtgggaaatgttagaatgacttacattgtgaaacggagggagtacttggcaTTTCTAAATTTCTTATTGCAACAAAATTAACCTTAAACCATCAGTGCCAAATCATGTTCCTATTGTGTATATGTACGGGAAGTTGGTCGTGGTGAGACACCTAGGCCCACCCTCTTTTGGATTGCTCCTAGCTTCACCTATTTCAGGATCTTCAGCTCTTCTAAATAGTCGGCTCGACATTACAAGTGAACTAACATATATTACCCATTGAAATTATATAGTGAATGGTTATATTAATTCAGTTGTTCAAAGGTGCTTATAGGCATAGAGGGTGTGATTAATTGTACCGCATTTCTAAATGAATTGAATCCAAGTATTCCAAATGGGATACAAATACACAAATGCAGGAATTAATCCCGAGTTAGGTATATACCTCGTATAATCGTATTATTCACGGTACAGTGACTCTACCTTAAGTGTGGGCTGCACAGTTTTTATGCCAAGAACAGGTCTGAATCTGATAAGTTCGATTGTGCAGTGAGGATAAGAGCACGTGTTATAGCTTATCTTCAACGTGATTGAACACTTAACTTTACTTTGTTATGTTTCAATTCATTTTAATGATATTAAGACAAATGGCCAACTATAACCAAATCTTGTAGGCAACAGAACAATATTAACAAGGTACTATAGTAGTGCATATCTTACCGTGATATTATCCAAAATCTTTTTTACTGCACGCTCTCCAAATAGCTCCCTATATCCCAATccttctataatttattatgccAACAACGTTGGGTCAAATTATAGAGTGATGAGATAGAGAGCTGCATTTGGCTCCTCACATTTAGAAAGCTCGGAAAAGGGAGAACTAGGGAGTGTGATAGGATAGAGAGCTCACCGAAGGATGCCTTGGGCTTGTATTTGCTAAATTTTGGGTAACAAGGCCACTTAGAGTTGCCCTAATCAGATGCTTCCCACAAAAGCACACACGCGTTACTATGCGACACCTTTAATTAGAAAtacacaaatatatattttactaCTTTTTAGAACAAGACCCCCCTTTAGATTGTAGGCGAGGCATAACTTCTCCCACATGCAAAAATTGCTCCCTAGATTGAGCCCATCCTTAAAATATCAAGTCCCTACTCTCTATCCTCATCCTCATTCTCTCCACTCTCCACCCTCCACTTCCTCTCCAcctctcacctcctcctcctcctcctcctctcctctccgtcaGCGGTGGGCTAGAGCAACCGCCGTCGGAGGGATCTGGCGACGAACGGGAGCGGGAGCGACGGGGAGCTTGGCAGCATCGGATTCAGCGGTGGTGAGCTCGGCGGTGGTGATTGGAGGCGGGGATGGTGTTGGCGACTGCAAGGATGAAACCCAGACGCAGGAGCTGCTAgggtttcaattttttttgggagtttttttttgccatttttctttttgcagtcAGACGGCTTAAGCGTCTGCATGTGGAAATACAATTTTCGCATGTGGTTGCTCTACCCGCATAAAAAATACTGATTTTTGCAGATACCAGATGCAGATGATGGGCTACCCACCCGCCTGCGAGAATCAATTGGGACTGCatggaaaaatcatttttatagtAATATACTCCTTTcgattataaatatttaaatatttggTGTTTAGCACAAGATATGATcactttaaaattttgatatcttTTAGTAATTTTCACGAAACGATAATTACAGAAAATAAGTTTATCACAAAATGTAACTTTATCCCCctatgtgtgtatgatatgcGAGCCTGACTTACACCGGCATGAGTATTACATGTTTAAGACATGTGGGCCAGAAGCTTTTGGACAAATAAAGTTACAAATTTCTTATAAAATCATACTCTATTATTACAACTCAATGAAATGtctagttaaatttaaagttgaagtAAACtaataattttgataaaatagtTACAATAacctgaaatttactctaatttataattattaattttaaattattttaatattaaattgaTTTTTAGAATTTTATAGATCTTATcttaaatatcaaatatttatgattgGAAGAGTTTTCTTTTACTTTATTGAACTGATACTGATATTTTTCTGGAAACCGATACGGATGGactatttatttttggaaaGTGATAATGATGGTTAGGTCTCCAATTATTGTAATTAAGGTGCTAAAAGCAACAAAAATCTTAGTACAGTGTTAGATCAAGACCTGCCTCAGTGACAGGTAATAATACTCTTGcatctcaaaataaaaaagGTCTTAATCTAGTCTCTCCGACGACCAGAGCTTTGCAGGCAAAGTGAGAGCATTGATGCATGCACATGTAGATTAATTGGAGCATATCTTGATTCAATAATATAGGCATATCCACGCAACCCTAATGCACATTCGCTAAAGTGTGTCTAATAATTTATTTCCATATTTTAACTAAGTTTTGGAGTAATCAATGAAAGTACAATGGTTTGTCCAAGGCTTAAAaaactactccatccattccaaaatataaagcacaaccacccttaaccttCAAAGatcaagaaacaattattatcatgTTCTAGTATGGATCactctaataaatataatgcatgcacctAATAGAATTAGATATCTTGAGGGTGAAGGATTTAAAAATAATAGTTTAGTGGAGAAGATATGCtaattaattgcatgcatgcatagacttcttatattataaaacatcttaaaaaatagttgtgccttatattatgaaatggagggagtatgacatGATGAATCTGTGGCAACAAAGGGAAAACTACATTAAAAATTTCACAATGTTTGATAAATTGTGATAGCAAAACAAACAACCCCTGTTATCTTTTATATCTCTCTTTCTTGTATAAGAATCTGGAATTTTCTTGGCGGCTGAAACTGTCAAGAATACCTAATTTTCTTGCGAAGTTTCTTGGTGGTTCGACACCACCCAAGGTAAAGTGTATTCTTATTGCTCTAGATCACCAAGGTTATACTTTG is from Oryza sativa Japonica Group chromosome 9, ASM3414082v1 and encodes:
- the LOC4346980 gene encoding uncharacterized protein — protein: MASSSSSSLLRSVARELRRSIPPPRPRPAMSVMDRLAPRLLSTESSNHKMNPSSSSSPLLDNFFRSDRAKRMDTSKVQFSKDDLKEFDRYLDERTKQAERNLLLSLDKFCDACERRASLLRDIKAMLEARNKRSAQKFLLVKQWAVLISYSSVLGFALYNLHLFS